In Notamacropus eugenii isolate mMacEug1 chromosome 1, mMacEug1.pri_v2, whole genome shotgun sequence, one genomic interval encodes:
- the ECHS1 gene encoding enoyl-CoA hydratase, mitochondrial produces MASLSALLLRGPSLLRPCPQLSAARTYAAGGDFKYIISEKKGKKNNVGLIQLNRPKALNALCQPLINEMNQALMTFQEDPSIGAIVLTGSEKSFAAGADIKEMSDKTLQFCYSEKLLKGWDNMSQVTKPIIAAVNGFALGGGCELALMCDIIYAGENAQFGQPEILIGTIPGGGGTQRLTRVVGKSLAMEMVLTGDRISAQEAKQAGLISKIFPVEKLVEEAIQCAEKIANNSKIVTQMAKESVNAAFETTLAEGIRLEKKLFFSTFATDDQKEGMSAFVEKRKANFKDN; encoded by the exons ATGGCCTCTCTTTCCGCGCTGCTGCTCCGCGGGCCCTCCCTGCTCCGGCCCTGCCCGCAGCTGTCCGCGGCCCGCACCTACGCGGCGG GTGGTGACTTCAAATATATCATTtctgagaagaaagggaagaaaaataatgtgGGACTGATCCAACTGAACCGCCCAAAGGCCCTGAATGCACTTTGCCAGCCTCTGATAAACGAGATGAACCAAGCCCTGATGACATTTCAGGAGGATCCATCTATAGGAGCCATAGTCCTGACGGGTTCAGAAAAATCATTTGCAG cTGGAGCAGACATCAAGGAGATGAGTGATAAGACTTTGCAATTCTGCTACTCGGAGAAGTTACTAAAGGGCTGGGACAACATGTCCCAAGTCACGAAGCCCATCATAGCTGCTGTCAACGGTTTTGCG ctTGGGGGAGGCTGTGAGCTTGCTTTGATGTGTGACATTATCTATGCTGGGGAGAATGCTCAGTTTGGACAGCCAGAGATCCTGATAGGGACCATCCCAG GTGGTGGGGGAACGCAGAGGCTTACCCGAGTAGTTGGAAAGTCTTTGGCAATGGAGATGGTCCTTACAGGTGACCGAATCTCAGCTCAAGAAGCCAAGCAAGCAG GCCTCATCAGCAAAATATTCCCTGTGGAGAAGCTGGTTGAAGAAGCCATCCAATGTGCAGAAAAAATTGCCAACAATTCTAAAATTGTGACACAAATGGCCAAAGAATCAGTGAATGCAG CTTTTGAGACAACATTAGCAGAAGGAATAAGATTGGAGAAGAAACTCTTCTTCTCAACCTTTGCCACT GATGACCAGAAAGAAGGAATGAGCGCATTTGTGGAGAAGAGGAAGGCCAACTTTAAGGACAATTAA